Proteins encoded by one window of Halobacteriovorax sp. GB3:
- the tmk gene encoding dTMP kinase produces the protein MEEINKELLQQFRPPAFPGSFFISFEGIEGAGKTTQINRIKDYLEDKDFRVLVLREPGGTPYGEKLRKAILETSTNIHPVAESYLFASARAQLLTEVVLKELNTPNTIIICDRYLDSTIAYQGIARELGVQRILETHNVFPLHLVPHRTIYVKIDLETSLKRQEMRNNPKDYFESQDHSFHQKLIDGYDLASELFPERISVVDGKRDFDEVYLSIRQQIDDLIFKKED, from the coding sequence ATGGAAGAAATCAATAAAGAATTATTACAACAATTTAGGCCGCCTGCGTTTCCTGGATCTTTCTTCATTAGCTTCGAAGGAATTGAAGGAGCTGGCAAGACAACTCAAATCAATCGCATCAAAGATTATCTTGAAGATAAAGATTTTCGCGTTCTCGTTTTGAGAGAACCAGGTGGGACACCTTATGGTGAAAAACTAAGAAAGGCCATCTTAGAAACTTCGACCAATATACATCCTGTAGCAGAGTCTTATCTCTTCGCATCCGCAAGAGCACAACTTCTTACCGAAGTCGTTTTAAAAGAACTCAATACGCCAAATACAATTATTATCTGTGACCGCTATCTCGATAGTACTATTGCTTACCAAGGTATTGCTAGAGAGCTTGGTGTTCAAAGAATTCTTGAAACACACAACGTCTTTCCACTTCATCTCGTTCCTCACAGAACAATTTATGTAAAGATTGACCTTGAAACATCTCTTAAACGACAAGAAATGAGAAATAATCCGAAAGATTATTTTGAATCTCAAGACCATTCATTTCATCAGAAACTAATTGATGGTTACGACCTTGCGAGTGAATTATTCCCAGAGAGAATCTCTGTCGTAGATGGAAAGAGAGACTTTGATGAAGTTTATCTGTCAATTCGCCAACAAATCGATGATCTCATTTTCAAAAAAGAAGACTAA
- a CDS encoding glycosyltransferase N-terminal domain-containing protein — MEFLKFTYLLITIPFMRMLALLVGPITPFNRFLKERLLFEKRNNEPGCQSFSEQGLEADLGVHVSSEGELEQVLPIVRRYLESAKKVELIFTSPSVEKKIKELYKVYPNSFRYLRLPLLKAPRFRRPFLWVTTDHFIMVRYDFFPELLLLSRFCSRFTLVWATLKGKEYSPFSPGLFPYRYFTKIIPATESDQNKMIDLSLPVDDAIDFRVVQINKRLQEKEKKLAVYEQSGIAELIKSYPRSKRLVYGSCWPVDIESFSKVMIEKIKNKEIFVALCPHKINDESVDQLKELLKLKGLESVCLYRKDESDSEKLKKVSSELKEQEQGTVFISALPGRLCEFYSLFGNAYVSGGFGRSIHSVLEPYLAGAFVFCGPKTHRSTEFDLVKENDDQAICSFSDLPSLWTLVENRDSFNEGKCNELIDLSSMRFNEMIKKL; from the coding sequence ATGGAATTTTTAAAGTTCACTTATCTTCTTATCACGATACCTTTCATGCGAATGCTGGCCTTACTTGTAGGACCCATCACTCCTTTTAATCGCTTTTTAAAAGAGAGACTTCTCTTTGAAAAACGCAATAATGAGCCAGGGTGTCAGTCTTTTAGTGAGCAGGGTCTCGAAGCTGATCTTGGAGTTCATGTTTCTAGTGAAGGGGAGTTAGAGCAAGTTCTTCCGATTGTAAGAAGGTATTTAGAGAGTGCTAAAAAAGTTGAGCTGATCTTTACTTCTCCAAGTGTCGAGAAAAAAATTAAAGAACTTTATAAAGTCTATCCAAATTCATTTCGATATTTGCGTCTCCCTTTATTGAAGGCGCCACGTTTTAGAAGACCTTTTCTATGGGTTACGACAGATCATTTTATTATGGTTCGCTATGACTTTTTTCCTGAGCTTCTTTTATTAAGTCGTTTCTGCTCGCGCTTTACACTTGTGTGGGCAACGCTAAAGGGAAAAGAATATTCACCTTTTTCTCCAGGTCTTTTTCCGTACCGCTATTTTACAAAGATTATTCCTGCTACAGAGTCAGATCAAAACAAAATGATTGATCTTTCACTTCCGGTTGATGATGCCATTGACTTTCGCGTGGTTCAAATCAATAAGCGATTACAGGAAAAAGAAAAGAAGCTTGCCGTCTACGAGCAAAGTGGAATTGCTGAACTCATTAAATCGTACCCTCGAAGCAAGCGTCTCGTTTACGGAAGTTGCTGGCCAGTTGATATTGAGAGCTTCTCTAAGGTCATGATTGAAAAAATTAAAAACAAAGAGATCTTTGTCGCTCTTTGTCCACATAAAATCAATGATGAGAGTGTTGATCAATTAAAAGAACTTTTAAAATTAAAAGGTCTAGAGAGCGTTTGTCTTTATAGAAAAGATGAAAGCGATAGTGAAAAGCTTAAAAAGGTCTCGAGCGAATTAAAAGAACAAGAGCAGGGAACGGTTTTTATAAGTGCTTTACCTGGAAGACTTTGTGAGTTCTACTCGCTCTTTGGAAACGCCTATGTCTCTGGAGGATTTGGTCGTAGTATTCACTCTGTATTGGAGCCTTATTTGGCCGGAGCTTTCGTTTTTTGTGGACCAAAGACTCACCGTTCAACAGAATTTGATTTAGTTAAAGAAAATGATGATCAAGCGATCTGTTCTTTTTCTGATTTGCCAAGTCTATGGACTTTAGTAGAGAATAGAGATTCCTTCAATGAGGGCAAATGCAACGAACTTATTGATCTTAGTTCAATGCGTTTTAATGAAATGATAAAGAAGCTGTGA